One region of Marivirga arenosa genomic DNA includes:
- a CDS encoding NAD(P)H-dependent oxidoreductase, whose protein sequence is MELLEKLNWRYATKAMNGEKVPQEKIDNILEAANLAPTSSGLQPFEIMIVTNAELKEKIKAVAWNQSVVTDCSHLLVFTAWDTYTEERINRMFDLVNEERGFKNEGWENYRQQLLNSYPKRDAETNFQHASKQAYIAFSQALTAAAFEGVDATPMEGFDPDAVDEILGLKEKGLRSCVLLPLGYRKPEEDWLVNLKKVRKPKEELITLFE, encoded by the coding sequence ATGGAATTATTAGAGAAATTGAATTGGAGATACGCTACAAAAGCAATGAATGGTGAAAAAGTACCTCAAGAAAAAATTGACAACATATTGGAGGCCGCTAACTTAGCTCCTACTTCTAGTGGTTTACAGCCGTTTGAAATTATGATCGTGACCAATGCAGAACTGAAAGAAAAAATTAAAGCGGTGGCATGGAATCAATCAGTGGTAACAGATTGTTCGCATTTATTGGTGTTTACAGCATGGGATACCTACACGGAAGAGCGAATTAATAGAATGTTTGACTTAGTGAATGAAGAAAGAGGTTTTAAAAATGAAGGCTGGGAAAATTATAGACAGCAATTATTGAATAGCTACCCTAAAAGAGATGCTGAAACTAATTTTCAACATGCTAGCAAACAAGCCTATATTGCATTCTCTCAAGCTTTAACTGCTGCTGCGTTCGAAGGTGTTGATGCTACTCCAATGGAAGGATTTGACCCTGATGCAGTAGATGAAATTTTAGGATTAAAAGAAAAAGGATTAAGAAGCTGCGTGCTTTTACCGCTTGGTTATAGAAAGCCCGAAGAAGACTGGTTAGTTAATTTAAAAAAGGTAAGAAAACCAAAAGAAGAATTAATCACTTTATTCGAATAA
- a CDS encoding ZIP family metal transporter — protein MIIEHLSNYNPVFLAFAATLFTWMVTALGSSMVFFFKSINQNLLNAMLGFAAGVMIAASFWSLLKPAIEMAEEAGTTPWVPAVVGFLSGGAFLLIIDKILPHLHLGLSEDKAEGISTSWHRSVLLVLAITLHNIPEGLAVGVAFGAVAHNSDPSVLTGAIALAFGIGLQNFPEGAAVSVPLRREGFSRLKAFNYGQLSGIVEPIAGVLGAYLVLSIEPILPYALSFAAGAMIFVVVEELIPESQSGNKTDLSTIGAMIGFALMMLLDVALG, from the coding sequence ATGATCATTGAACACCTTTCAAATTATAATCCAGTCTTCCTAGCATTTGCTGCAACCCTATTTACCTGGATGGTAACGGCACTAGGATCTTCAATGGTTTTCTTTTTTAAATCAATCAATCAGAATCTTCTAAATGCGATGCTCGGTTTTGCAGCTGGGGTTATGATTGCCGCTAGCTTTTGGTCTCTTTTAAAACCCGCAATAGAAATGGCAGAAGAAGCAGGAACTACACCATGGGTTCCTGCTGTAGTTGGTTTTCTTTCAGGAGGAGCATTTCTTTTAATAATTGATAAGATTTTACCTCATTTACATTTAGGCTTATCTGAAGATAAAGCGGAAGGTATTAGTACCAGTTGGCACAGAAGTGTACTATTGGTATTAGCTATAACCTTACACAATATTCCTGAGGGTTTGGCGGTAGGTGTTGCTTTTGGTGCAGTTGCTCATAATTCTGACCCTTCAGTTTTAACTGGCGCTATTGCGCTTGCCTTTGGAATTGGACTACAAAATTTTCCCGAAGGAGCTGCTGTTTCTGTTCCTCTCCGTAGAGAAGGATTCTCAAGATTAAAAGCGTTTAATTATGGTCAATTATCTGGTATAGTAGAACCAATTGCGGGTGTGCTAGGTGCTTACCTTGTATTAAGTATTGAACCTATTTTACCTTATGCTTTATCATTTGCTGCAGGAGCTATGATTTTTGTAGTGGTAGAAGAACTAATTCCTGAATCTCAGTCTGGAAATAAAACTGACCTTTCAACAATTGGCGCTATGATTGGTTTTGCTTTAATGATGTTATTAGATGTTGCTTTAGGTTAA
- a CDS encoding class I SAM-dependent methyltransferase, whose protein sequence is MAKHSTTEITSDSIASDNPIHQRLLAAYIYAQPSIEGNLLEIGCGTGRGLQTLVNTADHYTGIDKYKTLTDELQAEYPQADFKAMHIPPLKGIEDNSFDTVVSFQVIEHIKDDITFLKEIHRVLKPGGKAIISTPNKKMTLTRNPWHVREYFAPELEKICKSIFSKVEANGIAGNDKVMEYHEKNRESVRKITKFDIFNLQYRLPAPLLRIPYEFLNRVNRNKLDQADNSLVKSISVADYYVNENAEESLDLFYTLEK, encoded by the coding sequence ATGGCTAAACATTCTACAACTGAAATCACTTCAGATTCAATTGCGTCTGATAATCCAATTCACCAGAGGTTATTAGCCGCTTATATATATGCTCAACCTTCAATTGAAGGTAATTTGTTAGAAATTGGATGTGGAACAGGCCGTGGATTGCAAACTTTAGTAAATACAGCTGATCATTATACCGGTATTGATAAATACAAAACCTTAACGGATGAGCTGCAAGCTGAATATCCTCAGGCTGATTTTAAAGCTATGCACATTCCCCCTTTGAAAGGAATCGAGGATAATAGTTTTGATACGGTGGTCTCTTTTCAAGTAATTGAGCACATTAAAGATGATATTACTTTTTTAAAAGAAATCCATCGTGTGTTAAAGCCTGGTGGAAAAGCAATTATTTCTACGCCTAACAAGAAAATGACGCTTACCCGTAATCCTTGGCATGTGAGAGAATATTTTGCTCCTGAATTAGAGAAAATCTGTAAATCTATTTTTTCGAAAGTAGAAGCGAATGGAATTGCAGGGAATGATAAAGTGATGGAGTATCATGAGAAAAACCGTGAATCCGTTAGAAAGATTACTAAGTTCGACATTTTCAATCTCCAGTATAGATTACCAGCCCCATTATTAAGAATTCCTTATGAATTTCTAAATAGAGTCAATAGAAATAAATTAGATCAAGCGGATAATTCACTTGTAAAATCAATTTCAGTAGCTGATTACTATGTAAATGAAAATGCTGAAGAAAGCCTTGATTTATTCTATACCTTAGAGAAATAA
- the pheS gene encoding phenylalanine--tRNA ligase subunit alpha encodes MSEKIEALKAEISAAKAKTQDELEAYRLKFISRKSVLGDLFADIKNIAPEERKAYGQSVNEVKQLAEEKFKELIAGLESSDSGGKSSAPIDLTLPPNINLGTVHPLTYIHNRIVEIFQKIGFNVADGPEIEDDFHNFTALNFPENHPAREMQDTFFIESNPDIALRTHTSSVQIRVMENQKPPFRTLAPGRVFRNEAISARAHCFFHQVEGFFVDKNVGLVDLKQTLYYFAKELFGQDTKVRFRPSYFPFTEPSAEMDISCNICKGEGCNVCKYSGWVEILGSGMIDPNVLENCGIDSEEYTGFAFGMGIERIAMLKFQVNDLRLYSENDVRFLNQFKHLS; translated from the coding sequence ATGTCTGAGAAGATAGAAGCATTAAAGGCTGAGATTTCAGCAGCAAAAGCAAAAACTCAGGATGAGTTAGAAGCATATAGATTAAAATTCATCAGTCGTAAAAGTGTATTAGGTGACCTTTTTGCTGACATTAAAAATATTGCGCCAGAAGAGCGAAAGGCTTATGGTCAATCGGTAAATGAAGTAAAACAATTAGCGGAAGAGAAGTTCAAAGAACTAATTGCTGGTTTAGAAAGCTCTGATTCGGGAGGCAAATCTTCAGCACCAATTGATTTAACTTTACCACCTAATATAAATTTAGGAACTGTTCATCCCCTAACATATATCCACAATAGAATTGTTGAAATCTTCCAGAAAATTGGTTTCAATGTGGCTGATGGACCAGAAATAGAAGATGATTTTCATAATTTTACTGCATTAAATTTTCCTGAAAATCACCCTGCGCGTGAAATGCAAGATACTTTCTTTATTGAAAGTAATCCTGATATTGCATTGAGAACGCACACCTCTTCTGTTCAGATTAGGGTAATGGAAAATCAAAAGCCTCCATTCAGAACCTTAGCTCCAGGTAGAGTATTTAGAAATGAAGCAATTTCTGCTAGAGCTCACTGTTTTTTCCACCAAGTAGAAGGTTTCTTTGTTGACAAGAATGTGGGCTTAGTAGATTTAAAGCAAACCCTTTATTATTTCGCTAAAGAATTATTTGGTCAGGATACAAAAGTGCGTTTTCGCCCTTCTTATTTCCCATTCACAGAACCAAGTGCTGAAATGGATATCTCTTGTAATATCTGTAAAGGCGAGGGTTGCAATGTTTGTAAATATTCTGGTTGGGTTGAGATTTTAGGCTCCGGTATGATTGATCCTAATGTGTTGGAAAACTGCGGAATTGACTCAGAAGAATATACTGGATTTGCATTTGGAATGGGAATTGAAAGAATTGCAATGCTTAAGTTTCAAGTAAATGATTTAAGGCTATATTCTGAAAATGATGTTCGATTCCTGAATCAATTTAAACACTTAAGCTAA
- a CDS encoding MFS transporter, with the protein MKKENSSSVGVDKRVVFLGFARMADAMGNSFLIVVLPLYIASDNISGNFFGLKESLITGLLLGVFGLITSFTQPFTGRLSDKAGKRKLFVLLGLIIFTFANFAYSFASSYWLLLLVRTAQGIAAAFTITSSLALVSEVSTKKTRGNNMGVYNSFRLVGFGLGPLGSGFLVENGPYHLPVIGEINGFVASFGIAAAAAFLSAILVFFFVSDPDDIEPSDRKMDIKILSKAKDTVLDPIFALALATLVMSFGFSLLAPIETKTNERLSQGPFMFSLEFSALIAALAVTQPIVGKLSDKYGRRIFIIIGLICLMPIVLVEGLTTEPWQMITARGLQGISAAMVFAPSLALAGDLAEKGQAGSQLSVVTMAFGLGISLGSFVSGYAVRFGYIFPFLIGSILAGIGLLIVKSQVPKNVEE; encoded by the coding sequence TTGAAAAAAGAAAACTCAAGTTCTGTAGGAGTAGATAAACGTGTTGTCTTTTTAGGGTTTGCTCGAATGGCAGATGCCATGGGTAATTCTTTCCTTATAGTAGTATTACCCTTATACATAGCAAGCGATAATATTTCAGGAAATTTCTTCGGATTAAAGGAATCATTAATAACTGGTTTACTTTTAGGTGTTTTCGGACTAATCACAAGTTTTACACAACCATTTACCGGAAGACTTTCTGATAAAGCAGGTAAGCGCAAATTATTTGTATTGTTGGGTTTAATTATTTTCACCTTTGCAAATTTCGCCTATTCATTTGCTAGTTCATATTGGTTATTACTATTGGTTCGGACAGCTCAAGGGATTGCCGCTGCATTTACCATCACTTCAAGTTTAGCATTAGTGAGTGAGGTGAGCACCAAAAAAACGAGAGGAAATAACATGGGGGTATACAACTCTTTTCGTTTAGTGGGGTTTGGTTTAGGCCCACTTGGGAGTGGTTTTTTAGTAGAAAATGGCCCGTATCATCTTCCAGTTATAGGCGAAATTAATGGATTTGTTGCTTCTTTTGGGATTGCTGCTGCAGCGGCTTTTTTGAGTGCCATATTGGTTTTCTTTTTTGTATCTGATCCGGATGATATTGAACCTAGTGATAGAAAAATGGATATTAAAATTTTATCCAAAGCAAAAGACACAGTATTAGATCCTATTTTTGCTCTCGCCCTAGCCACTTTAGTGATGAGTTTTGGCTTCTCTTTATTAGCACCAATAGAAACCAAAACCAATGAGCGTTTGTCTCAAGGGCCGTTCATGTTTTCACTAGAATTTAGTGCTTTAATTGCTGCTCTCGCAGTTACCCAACCAATCGTTGGAAAATTAAGTGATAAATATGGAAGGAGAATATTTATTATTATAGGATTAATTTGTTTGATGCCAATTGTACTAGTAGAAGGACTTACTACCGAACCCTGGCAAATGATTACAGCCAGAGGATTACAGGGAATTAGTGCCGCAATGGTTTTTGCGCCCTCTTTAGCACTTGCAGGTGATCTGGCTGAAAAAGGACAAGCCGGTTCTCAGCTTTCTGTTGTAACAATGGCATTTGGTTTAGGAATTTCATTAGGCTCTTTTGTATCAGGTTATGCGGTTAGGTTTGGATATATTTTCCCTTTTCTAATTGGTTCCATTCTTGCCGGAATTGGCTTATTGATTGTAAAAAGTCAGGTTCCTAAAAATGTGGAAGAATAA
- a CDS encoding deoxyguanosinetriphosphate triphosphohydrolase, whose protein sequence is MEKMNWLKLLNPNRLGQKSISNQSSARSFFEQDYDRIIFSHPFRRLQDKTQVVPLPEEDFVHTRLTHSLEVSSVGRSLGKKVGESIIDKYSELNDAGFSSFDFGAIVAAASLAHDIGNPPFGHSGEDAISGFFKNSELGQWIQSEVSVEEWEDLTHFEGNAQGFRLFHRPDNQGIKLTYSTLAAFSKYPRTAHLFEKDPKRKSQKKYGFFQTEKDYFEELANELGLIRLSNEMSWVRHPLTFLVEAADDICYHVIDLEDGCRLGWVPFEQARDLLANVLGDSYMPEKLEKTKGKNAKIAYLRALCINKLINECAEVFMANEDKILTGEFDASLMSQVPSKKVLRDIIEVSIQKIYRSHVVLETEVVGHRVLEGLLEEFLGAAIAQKGAEDSSTKDLTVFRLLPETYQELITDTASLYEISLICIDYISGMTDRYAINLYRKLKGISLPGMK, encoded by the coding sequence ATGGAAAAAATGAACTGGCTTAAATTATTAAATCCTAATAGACTAGGGCAAAAATCTATTTCTAATCAATCCAGTGCTCGATCATTTTTTGAGCAAGATTATGATAGAATAATTTTTTCTCATCCTTTTAGAAGACTTCAGGATAAAACTCAAGTGGTGCCTCTTCCAGAGGAAGATTTTGTTCATACCAGACTTACACACAGTTTAGAGGTGAGTAGCGTGGGCCGTTCATTAGGTAAAAAAGTAGGCGAGTCTATTATAGATAAATACTCAGAATTAAATGATGCTGGATTTTCTTCATTTGATTTTGGAGCCATTGTAGCAGCAGCTTCATTAGCGCATGATATTGGAAACCCACCGTTTGGCCATTCTGGTGAAGATGCTATTTCAGGATTTTTCAAAAATAGCGAATTAGGACAATGGATTCAATCCGAAGTATCCGTTGAAGAATGGGAAGATCTTACTCACTTTGAAGGGAACGCTCAAGGATTCCGTCTATTTCATAGGCCTGACAATCAAGGAATAAAACTAACCTATAGTACTTTAGCTGCCTTTAGCAAATACCCAAGAACTGCCCACTTATTTGAAAAAGACCCTAAACGCAAGAGCCAGAAGAAATACGGGTTTTTCCAGACTGAAAAAGATTACTTTGAAGAACTAGCAAATGAATTGGGTTTAATAAGACTTTCTAATGAGATGAGCTGGGTTCGTCATCCACTAACCTTTTTAGTAGAAGCTGCTGATGATATTTGTTATCATGTAATTGATTTAGAAGATGGCTGCCGATTAGGCTGGGTTCCTTTTGAACAAGCTAGAGATTTACTAGCAAATGTTTTAGGCGATTCTTACATGCCTGAAAAATTAGAGAAGACTAAGGGCAAAAATGCAAAAATCGCATATTTAAGAGCTTTATGTATTAATAAACTTATCAATGAGTGTGCTGAAGTGTTCATGGCAAATGAAGATAAAATTCTAACGGGTGAATTCGATGCTTCATTAATGAGCCAAGTGCCTTCCAAAAAAGTATTACGAGATATCATTGAAGTTTCTATTCAAAAAATATACAGATCTCATGTAGTTTTAGAAACAGAAGTAGTGGGCCATAGAGTTTTAGAAGGTTTATTAGAAGAATTTTTAGGGGCAGCCATTGCCCAAAAAGGCGCTGAAGATTCAAGCACCAAAGATTTAACGGTTTTCAGATTGCTGCCTGAAACCTATCAGGAATTAATTACGGATACCGCAAGTCTTTACGAAATCAGTTTAATCTGTATTGATTATATCAGTGGAATGACGGATCGTTATGCAATAAATCTATACAGAAAATTAAAAGGAATTAGTTTACCTGGTATGAAATAA
- a CDS encoding PrsW family intramembrane metalloprotease yields the protein MGLSFAIIFLTTVILGSYVGIKYSRSRNKKLFFNNGAYKAFIYSLIIIIGGGLVIYLISPEQSVKLKYIKFHSDFITDKITSTEGILYYWYKSISIFSELNVFGLLAAIFITAIWFYFIKNLDFFNREKTTFTILTFVLGTLFTFLTFPFSDFIHHIFSIEYTDNRFYNLFVYSFLGIGVVEELIKIIPVLIILFYTKEIDEPIDLIYYASISALGFAFIENLLYFRDVSGSIVVGRALTSAVGHMVDSSIIAYGIILFKFRKESVFTVVQLFMLGAFAHGLYDFLIFEELTFLFFAFFAFFIQSWAIIINNAINNSKYFDYSIHYKHDAVRFKIALLLSILMIFSLLLNGFIVGRDQAFKVFLGSLGWSSLLILFYVGFASSFDLFKGHWRPIKFTLLSPNSNAMPGVRILGLFTGLFTENTIVPLNHVGKKIKIHSPRYNKRLLQIFRRGEGKIVSRHELISKKRTDREWFLIKLNNSLDVSKEFNSEFIMIKLQSKYMSLVHDKHIRCFLKLIPKGVNPATEKNRSEYISFGYIIINGFDYEFKSSK from the coding sequence ATGGGATTATCATTTGCAATTATTTTTTTAACAACAGTGATATTAGGATCATATGTTGGTATAAAATATTCAAGAAGTCGTAATAAAAAACTATTTTTCAATAATGGTGCTTATAAGGCTTTTATATATTCACTTATTATAATTATTGGAGGAGGGTTAGTTATCTATCTAATTAGTCCAGAGCAATCTGTAAAATTAAAATATATAAAATTTCATTCTGATTTTATAACTGATAAAATCACATCTACAGAAGGCATATTATATTACTGGTACAAATCAATATCCATTTTTTCAGAACTTAATGTATTTGGGTTATTAGCAGCAATTTTTATAACAGCCATATGGTTCTATTTTATAAAGAATCTCGACTTTTTTAATAGGGAAAAGACAACTTTTACCATACTCACTTTTGTTTTAGGAACCTTATTTACATTCTTAACATTCCCTTTTTCTGATTTTATTCATCATATATTTTCTATTGAGTATACAGATAATAGATTTTATAATTTGTTTGTATATAGTTTTTTAGGGATTGGTGTAGTTGAGGAATTAATAAAAATAATTCCGGTATTAATTATTCTTTTTTATACAAAAGAAATAGATGAGCCGATTGACTTAATTTATTACGCCTCTATATCTGCGCTAGGTTTTGCATTCATAGAGAATTTATTGTATTTCAGAGATGTATCAGGTTCAATAGTTGTTGGAAGAGCATTAACCTCAGCGGTTGGTCATATGGTTGACTCATCAATCATAGCATATGGTATAATTTTATTTAAGTTTAGGAAAGAAAGTGTTTTTACTGTAGTACAATTATTTATGTTGGGGGCTTTTGCCCATGGATTATATGATTTCTTAATTTTTGAAGAACTTACCTTTTTGTTTTTTGCTTTTTTTGCATTTTTTATTCAATCATGGGCAATAATCATAAATAACGCAATTAATAATTCAAAATATTTTGATTATTCAATCCATTATAAACATGATGCAGTAAGGTTTAAAATAGCTTTATTACTAAGTATTTTAATGATATTTTCATTACTTCTAAATGGTTTTATAGTCGGAAGAGATCAGGCATTTAAAGTTTTCTTAGGATCATTAGGCTGGAGTAGTTTGTTGATTTTGTTTTATGTTGGTTTTGCAAGTAGCTTTGATTTATTTAAAGGGCATTGGAGACCAATAAAATTCACATTACTATCGCCTAATTCAAATGCTATGCCTGGTGTACGAATTTTGGGTTTATTTACAGGTCTTTTTACTGAAAATACCATTGTTCCATTAAACCATGTTGGTAAAAAAATTAAAATACATTCTCCAAGATATAACAAGCGCCTTCTACAAATTTTTCGAAGAGGTGAGGGTAAAATAGTTAGCAGACATGAACTTATTTCTAAAAAAAGAACAGACAGAGAATGGTTTTTAATTAAATTAAATAATTCTTTGGACGTTAGCAAGGAATTTAACAGTGAGTTTATTATGATTAAACTTCAAAGTAAGTACATGTCATTAGTTCATGATAAACACATACGCTGTTTTTTAAAATTAATACCAAAAGGTGTAAATCCAGCCACTGAAAAAAATAGGTCTGAATATATTTCTTTTGGATATATAATTATTAATGGTTTTGACTACGAATTTAAATCTAGTAAATAG
- a CDS encoding 3-hydroxyacyl-CoA dehydrogenase NAD-binding domain-containing protein, producing the protein MKLEDIKSIGIVGAGTMGSGIAQMSAMAGYKTTIFDIQEAALEKAKAAVTKNLDKGIEKGKVSAEQKEACLSNISFISNLEDLKADVIIEAVVEKLQIKIDIFSQLEKINGDKTILATNTSSIPITQIGAGLQKPDRLVGMHFFNPAHIMKLVEVISGAATNPQIAETTKALAEKMGKKAVMAKDSPGFIVNRVARHFYVESLKIAEENVADFKQIDRLVESSGFKMGPFRLMDLIGVDTNFSVTQSMFESFYYDSKFRPSRIQQQKVDAGHHGRKSGKGFYDYN; encoded by the coding sequence ATGAAACTAGAAGATATCAAATCAATTGGAATAGTAGGGGCTGGAACCATGGGATCTGGTATTGCTCAAATGAGTGCAATGGCTGGCTATAAAACCACAATTTTTGATATTCAGGAAGCAGCATTAGAAAAAGCAAAAGCTGCTGTGACTAAAAACCTTGATAAAGGAATAGAAAAAGGTAAAGTTTCAGCAGAGCAAAAAGAAGCCTGCCTTTCTAATATTAGTTTCATTTCAAATCTAGAGGATCTTAAAGCAGATGTTATTATAGAAGCCGTAGTTGAAAAACTGCAAATCAAAATTGATATCTTTAGTCAGCTAGAAAAGATAAATGGGGATAAAACAATTTTAGCTACTAATACTTCCTCTATTCCAATTACTCAAATTGGGGCGGGGCTTCAAAAGCCTGATAGATTAGTAGGAATGCATTTCTTTAACCCTGCTCATATTATGAAGCTTGTTGAGGTAATTTCTGGAGCTGCCACAAATCCGCAAATTGCTGAAACCACAAAAGCTTTGGCAGAAAAAATGGGTAAAAAAGCCGTAATGGCAAAAGATTCGCCTGGCTTCATCGTTAATAGAGTGGCGCGCCATTTTTATGTGGAGTCGCTGAAGATTGCTGAAGAAAATGTGGCTGACTTTAAGCAAATCGACCGATTAGTGGAAAGTTCAGGATTTAAAATGGGACCATTTAGGTTAATGGATTTAATAGGAGTGGATACTAATTTTTCTGTAACTCAATCTATGTTTGAGTCTTTCTACTATGATAGTAAATTCAGACCTAGCAGAATTCAGCAACAAAAAGTAGATGCCGGGCATCATGGCAGAAAAAGTGGAAAAGGGTTTTATGACTACAATTAA
- the asnB gene encoding asparagine synthase (glutamine-hydrolyzing): MCGITGIFAFNEIGRFNLPNISNATETLEHRGPDIQKVYVSDYVALGHRRLSIIDLNPEANQPMMSEEGRYQIVFNGEIYNYKSLKKDLSQKGVVFKTESDTEVLLQLLIHEGKDSLNKLNGFFAFAFYDQHKEELLVARDRYGIKPLYYLEDEDRFIFASELKAILKFGIEKKVDSNALYSYLQLNYLPAPMSMVKGVKKLMPGNYALVKKKSVEFNAYYKLEDTFKKTFEGSYEEAQIQLKSLMESAVEKRLIADVPLGTFLSGGVDSSIISAIASKKVEGLHTFSIGYKGHSFFDETEYANAVAKHIGSKHQVFSLSLDDLYDYLPDLLKSFSEPFADSSALPVYALSKLTKEKVTVALSGDGADELFAGYNKHAALYRLWNPGFKEKIVSSLSAIWKALPKSRNNPIGNKIRQLHKFAEAYKLDPQDQYWLLASLLNARKSSELLSNNLLEKIDFESFDLWKEKLLSPLKSKSINQALQLDQELVLQGDMLQKVDLMSMQQALEVRVPFMDHEVVAFANSLPESFKVNGQRKKMILQDTFRDILPTKIYNRPKHGFEVPLLDWLRKDLKSDIENKWLDKDRIVDQSVFDWDEVQALKKKLFSNNPEDSHATIWALIVFQEWWSHYMES, encoded by the coding sequence ATGTGCGGGATAACTGGAATTTTTGCATTTAACGAAATAGGTCGATTTAATCTTCCTAATATTTCGAATGCTACTGAAACACTTGAGCATAGAGGACCTGATATTCAAAAAGTATATGTCAGCGATTATGTAGCCCTAGGCCATAGGAGACTTTCCATTATTGACCTCAATCCTGAGGCTAACCAGCCTATGATGTCTGAAGAAGGCCGTTATCAAATCGTCTTCAATGGCGAAATCTATAATTATAAATCATTAAAAAAAGACTTATCTCAAAAGGGGGTAGTATTCAAAACTGAATCTGATACTGAAGTTTTATTACAGTTGTTGATTCATGAAGGAAAAGATTCCTTAAATAAATTAAATGGTTTTTTTGCATTTGCATTTTACGATCAACATAAGGAAGAACTTTTAGTGGCTCGTGATCGCTATGGAATTAAACCGCTTTATTATTTAGAAGATGAAGATCGCTTTATTTTTGCCAGTGAATTAAAAGCAATTCTAAAGTTTGGAATTGAAAAGAAAGTTGATTCAAATGCTTTATACAGTTATTTGCAACTCAATTATCTTCCTGCCCCTATGAGTATGGTAAAGGGCGTTAAGAAACTGATGCCTGGAAACTATGCTCTAGTTAAAAAGAAATCCGTAGAATTCAACGCTTATTATAAGTTAGAAGATACTTTTAAAAAGACATTCGAAGGGTCTTATGAAGAAGCTCAAATTCAGCTAAAATCTTTAATGGAAAGTGCAGTTGAAAAACGCTTAATAGCAGATGTTCCTTTAGGTACTTTTTTAAGTGGTGGAGTTGACTCTTCTATTATTTCAGCAATTGCTTCTAAAAAAGTAGAAGGTCTTCATACTTTTTCCATTGGTTACAAAGGCCATTCATTTTTTGATGAAACAGAATATGCCAATGCCGTTGCAAAACATATCGGATCCAAACATCAGGTTTTTTCTCTAAGCCTTGATGATTTATATGATTATTTACCGGATTTATTGAAAAGCTTTTCGGAACCCTTTGCTGACAGTTCCGCACTACCCGTTTATGCCTTAAGCAAACTTACAAAGGAAAAAGTAACCGTTGCTCTTTCAGGTGATGGAGCAGATGAGCTATTTGCAGGTTACAATAAACATGCTGCATTGTACAGATTATGGAATCCTGGCTTTAAAGAAAAAATAGTTAGCAGTTTATCTGCAATATGGAAAGCTTTACCAAAATCACGAAACAACCCAATTGGTAATAAAATAAGGCAATTACATAAGTTTGCTGAAGCTTATAAATTAGATCCTCAAGATCAGTATTGGTTACTGGCAAGCTTACTAAATGCACGTAAAAGCAGTGAACTGCTGTCAAATAATCTTTTAGAAAAGATTGATTTTGAATCCTTCGATTTGTGGAAAGAAAAATTACTCAGCCCATTAAAATCGAAATCAATAAACCAAGCTTTACAGCTAGACCAGGAACTTGTACTTCAAGGTGACATGCTTCAAAAAGTTGATTTGATGAGTATGCAACAAGCATTGGAAGTTAGGGTTCCTTTCATGGATCATGAAGTTGTAGCTTTCGCCAATAGTCTGCCAGAAAGCTTTAAAGTAAATGGCCAGCGAAAAAAAATGATTTTACAGGATACTTTCCGTGATATTCTGCCTACTAAAATTTACAATCGACCTAAACATGGCTTTGAAGTTCCCTTATTGGATTGGCTTAGAAAAGATCTAAAATCAGATATAGAAAATAAATGGCTTGATAAAGACCGAATAGTAGATCAATCTGTTTTTGATTGGGATGAAGTTCAAGCCTTGAAAAAGAAATTATTCTCCAATAATCCTGAGGATAGCCATGCTACTATTTGGGCACTAATTGTATTCCAAGAATGGTGGTCACACTATATGGAAAGTTAA